A stretch of Clostridium formicaceticum DNA encodes these proteins:
- a CDS encoding secondary thiamine-phosphate synthase enzyme YjbQ, protein MKSYRKELTYNLPTRRGYINITPEVQRCIDESGIKEGLVLVNAMHITASVFINDDESGLHKDFEIWLEKLAPEKPYNQYNHNGYEDNADGHLKRQIMGREVVAAITEGKLDFGTWEQIFYGEFDGKRPKRVLVKIIGE, encoded by the coding sequence ATGAAGTCCTATAGAAAAGAGTTAACCTATAATTTACCAACAAGGCGAGGTTATATAAATATAACACCTGAAGTACAACGCTGTATTGATGAAAGCGGCATTAAGGAGGGCTTAGTGTTAGTTAATGCTATGCATATTACTGCCAGTGTGTTTATTAATGATGATGAAAGTGGGCTTCATAAGGATTTTGAAATATGGTTAGAAAAGCTGGCACCTGAGAAGCCTTATAATCAATATAATCATAATGGTTATGAAGATAATGCTGATGGGCATTTAAAGAGACAAATTATGGGCAGAGAAGTAGTAGCTGCTATTACTGAAGGCAAGCTTGATTTTGGAACATGGGAGCAGATTTTTTATGGAGAGTTTGATGGAAAACGACCCAAGAGAGTGCTTGTAAAAATCATTGGAGAATAA
- a CDS encoding calcium-binding protein, giving the protein MKWEIDSEQDKRIYEVLKDIKSDDYMVALEKWEQILKERLEFPFEVEVVDSDSHIIQVGNKLRVHGIEMIDDLHGIIVTVRKGRKKYAFELCLLEVLEDNAEMKQLVDDYSVWFANR; this is encoded by the coding sequence ATGAAATGGGAAATTGATTCAGAACAAGATAAACGAATTTATGAAGTTTTAAAAGACATTAAATCTGATGATTACATGGTTGCCTTGGAGAAATGGGAACAAATTCTTAAAGAGAGATTAGAGTTTCCGTTTGAAGTTGAAGTTGTAGATTCTGATAGTCATATAATTCAAGTAGGAAATAAATTAAGAGTTCATGGTATTGAAATGATAGATGATTTGCATGGAATTATTGTAACTGTAAGAAAAGGAAGAAAAAAGTATGCATTTGAATTATGCTTGTTAGAAGTTCTTGAAGATAATGCAGAAATGAAGCAGTTGGTAGATGATTATAGTGTTTGGTTTGCCAATAGATAG
- a CDS encoding Ada metal-binding domain-containing protein — MNRTDYALDKKRNRIILYLFHIDSCSSLPAEHNRVYFSSRDEAINAGHTPCQRCKP; from the coding sequence ATGAACCGCACAGATTATGCTCTTGATAAAAAACGCAACAGAATAATTTTATATTTATTCCATATAGATAGTTGCAGTTCTTTGCCAGCAGAACATAATAGAGTTTATTTTAGTAGTAGAGATGAAGCTATTAATGCTGGTCATACGCCATGTCAAAGGTGTAAACCATAA
- a CDS encoding HIRAN domain-containing protein, whose product MKFIYVINKQAEIEFEKILYYKNLKFQKYSKQLDDGREINIYTGILRHYEKYTLEDNPARVVFRTAEDAGIRIGFYYYSGMENFKELSSLSLIRSFPIESDDFGDFSSASGGFRQDLKAGFKSSWEANIARILNKQNANWKYEIASESYATDIGYYIPDFFIQRENGIDILEVKGFWDSRSIRKVSSAIEQAKDEKIIVIDKDYYSLLEEKYGSCISNWEKTGKIDTSFEVPVVGINVKNRFNIAQKLVHGEKLKILREPENAYDSNAIKILTLEDEEVGYIAKDWASIFAFKIDNGFTYECFVHKIEITKKRIIIKLQRNKATLDLLKNIGF is encoded by the coding sequence ATGAAATTTATTTATGTCATTAATAAACAAGCTGAGATAGAGTTTGAAAAAATATTATACTATAAAAACCTCAAGTTTCAAAAATACTCAAAACAATTAGATGACGGTAGGGAAATAAATATTTATACTGGTATACTGAGACATTATGAAAAATACACATTGGAAGATAATCCAGCTAGAGTTGTATTTCGTACCGCAGAAGATGCAGGAATTAGAATAGGGTTTTATTACTATAGTGGTATGGAAAATTTCAAGGAACTTAGTTCGCTTTCACTAATCAGAAGCTTCCCAATTGAATCAGATGATTTCGGTGACTTTTCATCTGCATCTGGTGGTTTTAGACAGGATCTTAAAGCCGGCTTTAAATCTTCATGGGAGGCAAATATTGCAAGAATATTGAATAAACAAAATGCAAACTGGAAGTATGAAATAGCTTCAGAGAGTTATGCAACTGACATTGGTTACTATATTCCAGACTTTTTTATACAACGTGAAAATGGCATTGATATTCTTGAAGTGAAAGGCTTTTGGGATAGTAGAAGTATTAGAAAAGTTTCCTCTGCGATAGAACAAGCTAAGGATGAAAAGATTATTGTTATCGATAAGGATTATTACTCTTTACTTGAAGAAAAATATGGGAGTTGTATTTCTAATTGGGAAAAAACAGGTAAAATAGACACCTCCTTCGAGGTACCTGTTGTAGGAATTAATGTGAAGAATCGTTTTAATATTGCACAAAAGTTAGTACATGGGGAAAAATTAAAGATACTCCGAGAACCAGAAAATGCTTATGATAGTAATGCTATAAAGATATTAACACTAGAAGATGAAGAAGTGGGATATATTGCGAAGGACTGGGCATCAATTTTTGCGTTTAAGATAGATAATGGATTTACATATGAATGTTTTGTTCATAAAATCGAAATAACTAAAAAACGTATTATCATAAAATTACAAAGAAATAAAGCCACACTTGACTTGCTAAAAAACATCGGATTTTAA
- the ltrA gene encoding group II intron reverse transcriptase/maturase has protein sequence MNAQKANNTIDKVRQLQRKLYLSAKANSKRRYHALYDKVYRTDILMEAWKRVKSNGGVGGIDRITIMDIESYGVEKFLVEIQKELINGTYHPLPVRRCYIPKNDGKGSKRPLGIPVVKDRVVQMATKIVVEPVFEADFKDCSYGFRPKRNANQALKAINEEVNKGCLWVIDADIKEYFCSINHEKLMLLVKQRISDRRILKLISKWLKAGVMENGKIQESIIGSPQGGVISPLLSNIYLHYFDYLWGKKYSHLGRLIRYADDFVVICKGWENAKFSMRAIKEIMRKLELKLHPDKTRFIDLWNSKEGFDFLGFHHRWKKGKTKNWKKFWDLYQYPSQKAMKKMRQNIKQVFQSRATLLLDVKDLIEIINPKIVGMRNYYSLRFSYHELCKIDWYIKKKFTIWHNRKRQKSHRHCRIEKVCEIIYKQGLKRLAVAEC, from the coding sequence GTGAATGCCCAAAAGGCTAACAACACCATAGATAAAGTTCGACAACTTCAAAGAAAACTATACCTATCAGCCAAAGCAAACAGCAAGAGAAGATACCATGCTTTATATGATAAAGTGTATCGAACGGACATTTTAATGGAAGCATGGAAGAGAGTAAAAAGTAATGGAGGGGTAGGAGGAATTGACCGTATAACCATAATGGATATAGAAAGTTATGGAGTTGAAAAATTCTTGGTTGAAATACAAAAAGAGTTGATTAACGGTACATACCATCCCTTACCAGTAAGAAGATGCTATATTCCCAAGAATGATGGAAAGGGTAGTAAACGACCATTAGGAATACCTGTTGTAAAAGATAGAGTGGTACAAATGGCAACTAAAATCGTAGTAGAACCTGTATTTGAAGCAGACTTTAAAGATTGTTCATATGGCTTTAGACCAAAGCGAAACGCAAATCAAGCACTAAAAGCCATCAATGAAGAAGTAAATAAAGGCTGTTTATGGGTAATAGATGCAGATATTAAAGAATATTTTTGTAGCATTAATCATGAAAAACTAATGCTACTTGTAAAACAGCGTATATCTGATAGAAGGATATTAAAGCTAATATCAAAGTGGTTAAAAGCAGGAGTAATGGAAAATGGGAAAATACAAGAAAGTATAATAGGTTCTCCGCAGGGTGGAGTAATTTCACCGCTACTATCGAACATATATTTACATTATTTCGATTATCTTTGGGGAAAGAAATATAGTCATCTAGGGAGATTAATAAGATATGCTGATGATTTTGTAGTGATCTGCAAAGGATGGGAGAATGCAAAGTTTTCAATGAGAGCAATCAAGGAAATAATGAGAAAACTAGAGTTAAAACTTCATCCTGATAAAACAAGGTTCATTGACTTATGGAATAGTAAAGAAGGTTTTGATTTTTTGGGATTTCATCATAGGTGGAAGAAAGGGAAAACAAAGAACTGGAAGAAATTTTGGGATTTATACCAGTATCCTTCACAAAAGGCAATGAAGAAAATGAGACAAAATATAAAACAAGTATTTCAGAGCAGAGCAACTTTGTTATTAGACGTGAAAGATTTAATTGAAATAATCAATCCTAAAATTGTTGGCATGAGGAATTATTACAGCCTTAGATTTTCATATCATGAACTTTGTAAAATTGATTGGTATATTAAAAAGAAATTTACAATATGGCACAATCGTAAAAGGCAAAAAAGTCATCGGCATTGTAGAATAGAAAAGGTTTGTGAGATTATATACAAACAAGGATTAAAGAGACTTGCTGTAGCTGAATGCTGA
- the ltrA gene encoding group II intron reverse transcriptase/maturase, with translation MPKNDGKGSKRPLGIPVVKDRVVQMATKIVVEPVFEADFKDCSYGFRPKRNANQALKAINEEVNKGCLWVIDADIKEYFCSINHEKLMLLVKQRISDRRILKLISKWLKAGVMENGKIQESIVGSPQGGVISPLLSNIYLHYFDYLWGKKYSHLGRLIRYADDFVVICKGWENAKFSMRAIKEIMRKLELKLHPDKTRFIDLWNSKEGFDFLGFHHRWKKGKTKNWKKFWDLYQYPSQKAMKKMRQNIKQVFQSRATLLLDVKDLIEIINPKIVGMRNYYNLRFSYHELCKIDWYIKKKFTIWHNRKRQKSHRHCRIEKVCEIIYKQGLKRLAVAEC, from the coding sequence ATTCCCAAGAATGATGGAAAGGGTAGTAAACGACCATTAGGAATACCTGTTGTAAAAGATAGAGTGGTACAAATGGCAACTAAAATCGTAGTAGAACCTGTATTTGAAGCAGACTTTAAAGATTGTTCATATGGCTTTAGACCAAAGCGAAACGCAAATCAAGCACTAAAAGCCATCAATGAAGAAGTAAATAAAGGCTGTTTATGGGTAATAGATGCAGATATTAAAGAATATTTTTGTAGCATTAATCATGAAAAACTAATGCTACTTGTAAAACAGCGTATATCTGATAGAAGGATATTAAAGCTAATATCAAAGTGGTTAAAAGCAGGAGTAATGGAAAATGGGAAAATACAAGAAAGTATAGTAGGTTCTCCGCAGGGTGGAGTAATTTCACCGCTACTATCGAACATATATTTACATTATTTCGATTATCTTTGGGGAAAGAAATATAGTCATCTAGGGAGATTAATAAGATATGCTGATGATTTTGTAGTGATCTGCAAAGGATGGGAGAATGCAAAGTTTTCAATGAGAGCAATCAAGGAAATAATGAGAAAACTAGAGTTAAAACTTCATCCTGATAAAACAAGGTTCATTGACTTATGGAATAGTAAAGAAGGTTTTGATTTTTTGGGATTTCATCATAGGTGGAAGAAAGGGAAAACAAAGAACTGGAAGAAATTTTGGGATTTATACCAGTATCCTTCACAAAAGGCAATGAAGAAAATGAGACAAAATATAAAACAAGTATTTCAGAGCAGAGCAACTTTGTTATTAGACGTGAAAGATTTAATTGAAATAATCAATCCTAAAATTGTTGGCATGAGGAATTATTACAACCTTAGATTTTCATATCATGAACTTTGTAAAATTGATTGGTATATTAAAAAGAAATTTACAATATGGCACAATCGTAAAAGGCAAAAAAGTCATCGGCATTGTAGAATAGAAAAGGTTTGTGAGATTATATACAAACAAGGATTAAAGAGACTTGCTGTAGCTGAATGCTGA
- a CDS encoding DUF3006 domain-containing protein gives MKVTIDRFEGEYAVVELENRRTIDMPKSLVPEGAKEGDVLEIRIDREETDSRKKRIEELMEDLWE, from the coding sequence ATGAAAGTAACAATTGACCGTTTTGAAGGTGAATATGCAGTAGTTGAATTAGAAAACAGAAGAACGATTGATATGCCAAAGAGCTTAGTGCCAGAAGGTGCTAAAGAGGGTGATGTATTGGAGATTAGAATTGATAGGGAAGAGACGGATAGCAGGAAGAAAAGGATTGAAGAGTTGATGGAGGATTTGTGGGAGTAG
- a CDS encoding DUF262 domain-containing protein has product MEARQIGLLGLLSGEDRRFIIPVFQRNYDWKDEQCIQLFKDIENVEIDEERKSHFLGTIVYISNSEVDMIDFHEYVLIDGQQRITTTILLLKALHDTLQEKEDKECINLRNRIYDFYLTNRYADEVHKFRLKPMIDDDVVFQRLMNNDFDFIDKTSRIYKNYILFIELINNSQMSVMEIFEGIKKLIVVYIGLKRGEDDPQLIFESLNSTGLSLSEADLIRNYILMEREPLEQEELYKKYWYKIEKILSNENISDFIRDYLTMKQNDIPNKNNIYVEFKKYVRKNSYQNIELILEDILYYSKIYVRFLNDIEVDKDIKEVIKDIRDLKVTVSYPFLMEVYSDYEQGIISKEVLINTYKLIETYVFRRLICDSPTNSLNKVFKNLAKELKENKDYKNRYYDYLVSILLNKKYSAAFPLDSEFKHEFLTRNMYKFKHSRYLLEHLENENNKEKVDVNILSIEHIMPQKLDAKWTLKLGNNAQSIHGKYLHNIGNLTLTGYNSNLSNKSFEDKKIILEKSRLKLNENLSSTESWNEEEIEKRANELFKTAIKCWKMPKADEKLINNAEFIEKEFFDLSDEIDVTGRKPIAFEILGQKHTVNSWKNFMYEASKILYNLEERIFKTFVYDNDFSGRKSRIISSRKDMREPVQINDGIFMETNLNANSVLNYVKLMMEKYEMSDEDMRFWIK; this is encoded by the coding sequence ATGGAAGCAAGACAAATTGGGCTTTTAGGATTACTTTCAGGGGAAGATAGGAGATTCATAATACCAGTATTTCAAAGAAACTACGATTGGAAAGATGAACAGTGTATTCAGCTGTTCAAGGATATAGAAAACGTAGAGATTGATGAGGAAAGGAAAAGTCATTTTCTTGGAACAATTGTGTATATTTCTAATAGTGAAGTGGATATGATTGACTTTCATGAATATGTACTAATAGATGGACAGCAAAGAATTACTACCACAATACTCTTACTTAAAGCGTTACATGACACTTTACAGGAAAAAGAGGACAAGGAGTGCATAAATCTAAGAAATAGGATTTATGATTTTTACTTGACTAATAGGTATGCTGATGAGGTACATAAATTTCGATTAAAACCTATGATAGATGATGATGTTGTATTTCAAAGGTTGATGAATAATGATTTTGATTTCATAGATAAAACCTCTAGGATTTATAAAAATTACATCTTGTTTATTGAGTTGATAAATAATTCACAAATGTCTGTTATGGAGATATTTGAAGGAATTAAGAAATTAATAGTGGTCTACATAGGATTAAAAAGAGGAGAGGATGATCCTCAATTAATTTTTGAAAGCTTAAACTCTACTGGACTTAGTCTATCAGAAGCTGATTTAATAAGAAACTATATTTTAATGGAGAGAGAGCCATTGGAACAAGAAGAACTATATAAAAAATATTGGTATAAGATAGAAAAAATATTGAGTAATGAAAATATATCTGATTTTATTAGAGATTATTTAACAATGAAGCAGAATGATATACCAAATAAAAATAATATTTATGTTGAATTTAAAAAGTATGTAAGAAAAAATAGTTACCAAAATATAGAATTGATTTTAGAAGATATATTATACTATTCTAAAATATATGTAAGGTTTTTAAATGATATAGAAGTAGATAAAGATATTAAAGAAGTGATAAAAGACATTAGAGATTTAAAGGTAACAGTATCTTATCCTTTTTTAATGGAAGTATACTCAGATTATGAACAAGGAATTATTAGCAAGGAGGTACTGATTAACACATATAAACTAATAGAAACTTATGTTTTTAGAAGACTTATATGTGATAGTCCTACAAATTCCTTAAATAAAGTATTTAAGAATCTAGCTAAAGAATTAAAAGAAAATAAAGACTATAAAAATAGATACTATGATTATCTAGTATCAATTTTACTAAATAAAAAATATAGTGCTGCGTTTCCACTGGACAGTGAATTTAAACATGAATTCCTAACAAGAAATATGTATAAATTTAAACATTCAAGATATCTACTAGAACATCTAGAAAATGAGAATAATAAGGAAAAAGTAGATGTTAACATCTTAAGTATTGAGCACATAATGCCACAAAAATTAGATGCTAAATGGACTTTGAAGCTAGGAAACAATGCTCAATCAATCCATGGGAAATATTTACACAACATAGGGAATTTAACATTAACTGGGTATAACTCAAATCTCTCTAACAAATCTTTTGAGGATAAGAAAATTATATTAGAAAAAAGTAGACTTAAATTAAATGAAAACCTGTCTTCCACTGAATCTTGGAACGAAGAAGAAATAGAAAAAAGAGCAAATGAACTTTTCAAAACTGCTATAAAGTGTTGGAAGATGCCCAAAGCAGATGAAAAACTGATAAATAATGCTGAATTTATTGAAAAAGAATTCTTTGACTTATCAGATGAGATAGATGTTACTGGAAGAAAGCCAATAGCTTTTGAGATTCTAGGACAAAAGCATACCGTAAATAGTTGGAAAAACTTTATGTACGAAGCTTCAAAGATTTTATATAATTTAGAGGAGAGGATATTTAAAACCTTTGTCTATGATAATGATTTTTCAGGAAGAAAGAGTAGAATAATTTCTTCAAGAAAAGATATGAGGGAGCCTGTTCAAATAAATGATGGAATCTTTATGGAAACAAATTTAAATGCTAATTCAGTTCTAAACTACGTTAAATTAATGATGGAAAAATATGAAATGTCAGATGAAGATATGAGATTTTGGATTAAGTAG